The bacterium genome includes a region encoding these proteins:
- a CDS encoding FG-GAP-like repeat-containing protein, translating to MTKSIAVVVSFIGFFFGSLQITQCVTFTDINAGFPAVTDAAIAWGDYDNDGKLDIAIAGCISSSSCITRIYHNNGGGNFTDISAVLAGIYRGSLTWGDYDNDGDLDLALTGYGSAGSVGKIYRNDGNGVFVDAGIGLMGGTYSRIAWGDYDNDGDLDIALSVSSGTFIYRNDSSSFTQISASIPYTSGNAIAWGDYDSDGDLDLVIVGSYASAIVRNDGNGKFTDIKAGLPPLYYGSVAWGDYDNDGQLDLAIGGGANINYKLTPATNIYHNESGKFVDIGASIPGILYGSIVWDDYDNDGDMDLAIEGGTGAGIYRNDDGTFINSGLQLAALQPGVIACGDYDGDGRLDLAIAGTQSSQFITKILHSDAEAANGVPSAPQHLNAQILNGGIKYSWDPATDDKTPSSGLTYNLRIGRSPGTQDVSSGMADIATGQRRLPTIGKTSSQSWTFNNLSGGTYYWSVQAIDSAFAASAWSQEQSMYLPAITGHVKTRFGAGVSGVIVATDDGSRSTLTDSSGYYNLGVLSGWSGTIVLSKTNHWFDPASRSYSAVTADMPDQDYLIAGFDDANTGLGVNQCAAWGDYDGDGDLDFTNGEAIYRNDNGKLVDINTSLISSVIGGIAWGDYDNDGDLDLATSDWTTYVTSIYRNDSGTFNDSQIRISGIDARSASWIDYDNDGKLDLVLAGSIPYNTPAIKFYHNDGGGKFTSTMNLPGAFGDLTWADFDNDGDMDLIYCEGSYNGTLQATGTRYYRNDGNGIFTLVDTALSNLACWYMAAGDYDNDGDIDLAVSGKENNIGFVRVYSNDGNGHFTNSDFTFPSMCDSVAWGDYDNDGDLDLLVNGCGIFHNDNNAGFVNSGITLAPTNVGTSIPYNSCIWADYNNDGDLDILLGGYSTSTTCVIKNTTFAGNILPQPPTGLSAKVADGRVVFSWLPGSDAETPVLGLSYNVRVGTIQGGNDVISAMANASSGLRYIPAIGNAQKCLSWSCPLKGCPGGPLYWSVQSIDTSYAGSSWAPVASFVALPGIRGYVRTSGGAGVAQVVIRTNDGISAVTNADGSYALGVPMGWSGKVTASQPGYWFAPPNKSYQNITSDISTENYTATAQSFTKLSCGLPTLSASTAAWGDYDNDGQLDLALAGIVSGGVYSIAIYRNNGGTFTDAGANLPAICCTALAWGDYDNDGRLDLAMSCTTDPINMRGYVTKIFHNDGGGKFTESVTFTTVGAASVVWGDYDNDGHLDLATGSKILHNDNGTFAEVDTGLPWGCGSAWADYDNDGDLDLAIYKMPLDYSIHVYRSDNGLFVATENSIRGSSMCWGDYDGDGRQDILAGDYLVSPSYTRVYHNDGSDKFSDINLRLSGSSLIQWADCDNCGSLNIMCCIGTSLYCFYNLGNNQFMATDPIISGATIMAVGDYDGDNDIDLLAYDNAYPNHILIYRNDTGLRNTPPSAPAHLTTIVSGEGTTFHWAPSFDAQTASANLTYVIKVGTQPGKDDIYSGEADLTTGKRRIPVPGYANTTSWTLKIPSTRNFYWSVQAIDTALTGSAWAAEQSTALSQPSAFKFAQEGKFVACALMIVTAVYDGFFYVENADRTCGIRVESATIPNIGDELNIGGNVATNVNGERYIYNAVYTRSGSGSIKPLGLNNRLLGGGQYGLQMGVWGYGIIFDSNGKPMHKWMKNSGVNNIGLLITTWGKIKQLDTQSSTFVIDDGSGDTVKCIAPNGLSFDPNWSYVCIIGISSCEKYNNELQKTVIVRSKNDITGY from the coding sequence ATGACCAAATCAATTGCCGTTGTCGTATCATTTATCGGGTTCTTCTTCGGCTCATTGCAAATTACTCAATGTGTAACTTTTACAGACATCAACGCCGGGTTTCCAGCCGTGACTGACGCGGCTATTGCCTGGGGCGATTATGACAATGATGGAAAACTGGATATTGCCATCGCAGGGTGCATATCATCATCTTCATGCATCACACGAATTTACCACAACAATGGTGGCGGCAATTTTACTGATATAAGTGCGGTTCTAGCTGGTATTTATCGTGGTTCTCTTACCTGGGGTGACTATGATAATGATGGTGACCTAGATTTAGCACTCACGGGATATGGAAGTGCTGGGTCCGTTGGCAAAATCTACCGCAATGATGGAAACGGCGTATTTGTTGACGCCGGTATAGGACTTATGGGTGGTACATACAGTCGTATTGCCTGGGGCGATTACGACAATGATGGCGACTTGGATATTGCTCTCAGCGTTTCTAGTGGAACATTTATTTATCGCAACGATAGCAGTTCCTTTACGCAAATATCTGCGAGTATTCCTTATACATCTGGTAATGCCATCGCTTGGGGAGACTATGATTCCGACGGTGACCTGGATTTAGTAATAGTGGGATCATATGCCAGCGCTATTGTGCGCAATGACGGAAACGGCAAGTTCACTGACATCAAAGCTGGTTTACCGCCGCTTTATTATGGCTCTGTTGCCTGGGGTGACTATGATAATGATGGTCAACTTGACCTTGCTATCGGCGGTGGCGCCAACATCAATTACAAACTAACACCCGCGACAAATATCTATCATAATGAGAGCGGTAAGTTTGTAGATATCGGTGCGTCGATTCCGGGGATTTTATATGGTTCTATTGTCTGGGATGACTATGACAATGACGGAGATATGGATCTCGCCATTGAAGGCGGTACCGGGGCCGGAATATACAGAAATGATGACGGTACATTTATAAATAGTGGATTGCAGCTTGCAGCACTTCAGCCCGGTGTAATTGCCTGCGGAGATTATGACGGAGATGGGCGCCTTGATCTTGCGATAGCTGGGACGCAGTCATCCCAGTTTATAACCAAGATTCTGCACAGTGATGCTGAGGCTGCCAATGGAGTTCCGAGCGCTCCTCAGCACCTTAACGCACAGATATTAAACGGGGGGATCAAATACAGTTGGGATCCGGCTACAGATGATAAAACCCCATCATCAGGACTAACATACAACCTCCGTATAGGAAGATCTCCAGGAACTCAGGATGTCTCTTCCGGTATGGCCGATATAGCTACCGGACAGCGACGCTTGCCTACGATTGGAAAGACCAGCTCACAGTCCTGGACATTTAACAACCTTAGTGGTGGGACATATTACTGGTCAGTTCAGGCTATCGACTCTGCTTTTGCGGCCTCTGCTTGGTCTCAAGAGCAATCCATGTACCTGCCGGCAATTACAGGTCATGTAAAAACTCGTTTTGGCGCAGGTGTTTCAGGCGTAATAGTGGCAACGGATGACGGCTCCCGATCTACGCTTACGGACTCTAGTGGATACTATAACCTTGGCGTGCTGTCCGGTTGGAGCGGAACTATAGTGCTGAGCAAAACCAATCACTGGTTTGACCCGGCAAGCAGGTCATATTCGGCTGTAACCGCAGATATGCCGGATCAGGATTACCTCATCGCCGGATTTGACGACGCCAATACAGGACTTGGTGTCAACCAATGCGCAGCCTGGGGTGACTATGATGGTGATGGTGATCTTGATTTTACTAACGGAGAGGCCATATATCGTAACGATAACGGAAAACTCGTCGATATCAACACTTCGCTTATTAGCTCAGTTATAGGTGGTATTGCTTGGGGCGATTATGATAACGACGGTGACCTGGACCTGGCCACTAGCGACTGGACAACCTATGTAACATCCATTTACCGAAATGATTCGGGAACTTTCAATGATTCGCAAATCAGAATATCAGGTATTGACGCAAGGTCTGCAAGTTGGATAGATTACGACAATGATGGCAAACTCGACCTTGTTTTAGCTGGTTCGATACCGTATAACACCCCAGCAATAAAGTTCTATCACAACGATGGCGGCGGCAAATTTACATCTACAATGAATCTTCCAGGAGCTTTTGGTGATCTTACCTGGGCTGACTTTGACAATGATGGCGACATGGACCTTATTTATTGTGAGGGAAGTTACAACGGCACGTTGCAAGCAACAGGCACCAGATATTATCGCAATGACGGCAACGGCATATTTACTCTTGTTGATACTGCACTTTCCAATCTGGCTTGTTGGTATATGGCAGCAGGCGACTATGACAACGATGGTGATATAGACTTAGCTGTATCAGGTAAAGAAAATAACATAGGTTTTGTCAGAGTCTATTCCAATGATGGAAACGGTCATTTTACCAATTCAGACTTCACATTTCCATCTATGTGCGATTCAGTTGCCTGGGGTGATTATGACAATGACGGTGACCTTGATCTCCTTGTCAACGGCTGTGGAATTTTCCATAATGACAATAATGCAGGATTTGTAAACTCAGGCATTACACTTGCACCCACCAATGTGGGGACGTCTATTCCGTATAACTCATGTATTTGGGCAGATTATAATAATGACGGTGACCTGGATATACTTCTTGGGGGATATTCCACAAGCACCACTTGTGTAATTAAAAACACTACCTTTGCTGGAAATATTCTACCTCAACCACCCACAGGCTTGTCTGCTAAAGTTGCCGATGGTCGCGTGGTGTTTTCATGGCTGCCTGGTAGTGATGCCGAAACGCCTGTCTTGGGGCTTTCTTACAATGTTCGTGTCGGAACAATTCAGGGTGGCAATGATGTAATCTCTGCAATGGCCAACGCATCCTCAGGACTGCGTTACATACCTGCCATCGGCAATGCTCAAAAATGTCTGTCGTGGTCTTGTCCTCTCAAAGGCTGCCCGGGCGGCCCATTGTACTGGAGTGTTCAATCCATTGATACGTCGTATGCAGGTTCATCTTGGGCTCCTGTAGCTTCATTTGTTGCATTACCAGGCATCAGAGGTTATGTTCGCACTTCGGGAGGTGCCGGAGTAGCTCAGGTAGTCATCCGCACTAATGATGGAATCTCTGCAGTAACTAATGCCGACGGTTCATACGCATTAGGTGTTCCGATGGGCTGGAGTGGCAAGGTGACAGCCAGCCAGCCCGGCTATTGGTTTGCTCCTCCCAATAAGTCCTATCAGAATATAACTAGTGACATCAGCACGGAGAATTATACAGCCACTGCACAAAGCTTCACAAAGCTATCATGCGGGCTGCCCACACTTAGCGCCTCCACTGCCGCCTGGGGTGATTATGATAATGATGGTCAACTGGATTTGGCGTTGGCAGGTATTGTAAGTGGCGGAGTCTATAGTATTGCAATCTACCGCAATAATGGTGGAACCTTTACAGATGCGGGGGCAAATCTTCCAGCAATATGCTGCACCGCGCTGGCCTGGGGTGATTACGACAATGACGGCAGGCTGGATTTAGCAATGTCCTGCACCACAGATCCAATAAATATGAGAGGTTATGTCACTAAGATATTTCATAATGATGGAGGCGGCAAGTTTACTGAGTCAGTCACATTCACAACAGTTGGTGCTGCATCAGTTGTTTGGGGCGATTATGATAACGATGGGCACTTGGATCTAGCAACAGGAAGTAAGATATTGCACAATGATAACGGCACGTTTGCAGAGGTCGATACCGGCCTACCGTGGGGATGTGGATCAGCTTGGGCTGATTATGATAATGACGGTGACTTGGATCTTGCAATCTATAAAATGCCACTTGACTATTCAATTCACGTCTACCGCAGCGACAACGGCTTATTTGTTGCTACTGAAAACAGCATAAGAGGCAGCAGCATGTGTTGGGGCGACTATGATGGTGACGGGCGTCAGGATATACTCGCAGGCGATTATCTTGTTAGCCCTTCTTATACTCGTGTTTACCATAATGATGGTAGTGATAAGTTCTCAGACATCAATTTGAGACTCTCCGGTAGTTCCCTGATTCAATGGGCCGATTGTGACAATTGTGGAAGTCTGAATATTATGTGTTGCATTGGAACATCTCTTTACTGCTTCTACAACCTCGGCAACAATCAGTTTATGGCAACAGATCCGATTATATCTGGAGCTACAATAATGGCAGTCGGCGATTATGACGGCGACAATGATATCGATTTACTTGCTTATGATAACGCATATCCAAACCATATACTCATATATCGTAATGACACAGGATTGCGAAATACACCGCCGTCAGCTCCTGCTCACCTTACCACTATCGTATCGGGTGAAGGTACCACATTCCATTGGGCCCCCTCATTCGATGCTCAAACAGCTTCTGCCAACCTGACATATGTAATTAAAGTCGGTACTCAACCAGGTAAGGATGATATTTATAGCGGTGAAGCTGATTTGACTACCGGCAAGAGGCGTATACCTGTGCCAGGCTACGCAAACACTACATCTTGGACACTAAAAATACCTAGCACCCGCAATTTTTACTGGAGTGTCCAAGCCATAGATACAGCACTAACAGGTTCGGCCTGGGCAGCAGAGCAGTCAACTGCACTGTCACAACCGTCAGCATTTAAATTCGCCCAGGAGGGAAAGTTCGTTGCATGCGCATTGATGATTGTCACAGCGGTATATGATGGTTTCTTCTATGTGGAAAATGCTGATAGAACATGTGGAATTCGAGTTGAGAGTGCAACCATTCCTAATATAGGCGATGAATTGAATATTGGCGGCAATGTTGCAACAAACGTCAATGGAGAACGGTATATTTATAATGCTGTCTATACACGCTCTGGAAGTGGGAGTATAAAGCCTTTAGGCCTTAACAACCGCTTACTCGGCGGAGGGCAATACGGACTACAAATGGGCGTTTGGGGCTACGGGATTATTTTTGATTCAAATGGCAAACCGATGCATAAATGGATGAAAAATAGTGGCGTCAACAACATTGGGCTGCTCATTACTACCTGGGGCAAGATAAAACAGCTTGATACTCAATCATCAACGTTTGTTATTGATGACGGCTCCGGGGATACCGTAAAATGCATCGCTCCTAATGGGCTTTCATTTGATCCTAACTGGTCATATGTATGTATAATTGGCATTTCTTCATGTGAAAAGTATAACAATGAGCTGCAAAAGACAGTTATAGTGCGTTCGAAAAATGATATCACAGGCTACTAA
- a CDS encoding helix-turn-helix domain-containing protein, with product MSLGEKIRMCRKRLGPSTKEMANRLEVTATTISFWENGRVEPTMSSQKRLKDFLILTPNVN from the coding sequence ATGAGTCTTGGGGAGAAAATACGGATGTGTCGAAAACGCTTGGGGCCTAGTACGAAGGAAATGGCTAATCGTTTAGAAGTAACTGCTACTACCATTTCATTTTGGGAAAACGGCAGAGTCGAGCCAACAATGAGCAGTCAGAAACGACTGAAAGACTTTTTAATTCTTACTCCTAATGTGAATTAG